A window from Pseudobutyrivibrio ruminis HUN009 encodes these proteins:
- a CDS encoding glycosyltransferase family A protein: MSNPKVSVIMPAYNAEKFIEKTINSILNQTYTDFELLIIDDCSTDNTMDVVRRIKDNRIRIINNKTNQGIAKSRNIGLANAKGEYIALMDNDDLTVVDRFEKEVCYLENHPEIGAVGGNVITIDSRDNQISDCAKMINNPQYLWLDIVFQCPMANSSTIFRKSTLENKKICFHDNMLGMEDYRFWTEFSAVADIYNFTDVFLKWRCRDGNETTRVRGELADERAKKFAEIQRLGLEKRGVELEEDEYNVFCEAYSEYKDSISYDVHKLFLVMKKIQKQLIEKHPQRREYITIVLRNRFLEAARRKKVNSMDALENIGFGDFSDEEPLVSVIISTYNRADKLPMSVGSVLNQTYKNIEIIISDDCSTDDTGKVAERLCKEHENIKYIKNESNKGPSATRNNGVKNSSGRYVAFHDDDDEWHPDKLAIQMYRMLNDLEIDMTFGQMCRFRKSQFLNIVDEHLDWEKMSKDFGQELLLDNYVGAPTIVIKKDSFEKIGGFSEEISTIEDWEFAIKAAFNLNVDFLDTPLMDVHVSDNSVTHNYMNYIKSICYIIKKYSECANDRNEYFRRTIQHINGNCRNIKDTEIPVVKDYLKKELYPDYIHDELIMDYIIGNSNAINNSNTTTSVSMTNRLQRYKNVAIKLMNPEKTIATWLKDNNYKRVAIYGTGRLGKCLIDRLEGTEISIVALIDRKGGMYKDYPIYKRDDFCGMSINPDAVIITPLYEAEGISAEIKEKKDVICISVEELCE, encoded by the coding sequence TTGAGTAATCCAAAAGTAAGTGTAATAATGCCAGCATACAATGCTGAAAAATTTATAGAAAAAACTATAAATAGTATCTTAAATCAGACATACACTGATTTTGAACTTTTAATAATTGATGATTGTTCCACAGATAACACAATGGATGTTGTGAGAAGAATTAAGGATAATCGTATTCGTATAATTAATAATAAAACTAATCAAGGAATTGCCAAAAGTAGAAACATTGGATTGGCAAACGCTAAAGGTGAATATATAGCGCTTATGGATAACGATGATTTGACTGTAGTAGATCGCTTTGAAAAAGAAGTGTGTTATTTAGAAAATCATCCAGAAATAGGAGCTGTAGGTGGTAATGTTATAACAATAGATTCTAGAGACAATCAGATATCTGATTGTGCAAAAATGATAAATAATCCACAGTATTTGTGGCTTGATATAGTATTTCAATGTCCAATGGCTAATAGCTCCACGATTTTTAGGAAATCTACGCTTGAGAATAAAAAAATATGTTTTCATGACAATATGTTGGGGATGGAAGACTATAGGTTTTGGACTGAATTTTCAGCAGTCGCGGATATATATAATTTTACCGATGTTTTCCTTAAATGGCGTTGCAGAGATGGAAATGAAACTACACGTGTTCGTGGCGAATTAGCTGATGAACGAGCAAAAAAATTTGCGGAGATACAGCGTCTTGGATTAGAAAAACGAGGTGTAGAGCTTGAGGAAGATGAGTACAATGTATTTTGTGAGGCCTATAGTGAATATAAGGATTCGATATCGTATGACGTGCATAAATTATTTTTGGTAATGAAGAAAATCCAAAAACAATTAATCGAAAAGCATCCACAGAGGCGTGAATATATCACAATTGTCCTTAGAAATAGATTTCTGGAAGCTGCCAGACGAAAGAAAGTAAATTCAATGGATGCACTAGAAAACATAGGATTTGGAGATTTCTCTGATGAAGAACCATTGGTTTCGGTAATTATTTCAACATATAATAGAGCTGACAAACTACCGATGTCAGTTGGTAGTGTTTTGAATCAGACATATAAGAATATTGAGATAATTATTTCGGATGATTGCTCTACTGACGACACAGGAAAAGTTGCAGAAAGGTTATGTAAAGAGCACGAAAATATAAAGTATATTAAAAATGAGAGTAATAAAGGGCCTTCTGCCACTAGAAACAATGGTGTGAAAAACTCAAGTGGAAGGTATGTGGCCTTTCATGATGATGACGATGAATGGCATCCGGACAAACTTGCAATTCAAATGTATAGAATGCTGAATGATTTAGAAATTGATATGACATTCGGACAAATGTGCAGATTCAGAAAAAGTCAATTCTTAAATATTGTTGATGAGCATTTGGATTGGGAGAAAATGTCGAAAGACTTTGGACAGGAATTACTTCTGGATAATTATGTAGGTGCTCCGACTATAGTTATAAAGAAAGATTCCTTCGAAAAAATTGGTGGATTTAGCGAAGAAATATCCACAATTGAGGACTGGGAATTTGCAATCAAAGCAGCTTTTAATTTAAATGTTGATTTTTTGGATACACCGCTTATGGATGTTCATGTTTCTGATAATTCTGTAACTCACAATTACATGAATTATATTAAGTCAATCTGCTATATCATAAAAAAATACAGTGAGTGTGCTAATGACAGAAATGAGTACTTTAGAAGGACAATACAGCATATTAATGGTAACTGCAGAAATATAAAGGATACCGAAATACCAGTGGTGAAGGATTATTTAAAAAAAGAACTGTACCCAGATTATATTCATGATGAATTAATCATGGATTATATAATTGGAAATAGTAATGCTATAAATAATTCTAATACAACCACAAGTGTTTCTATGACTAATCGTTTGCAACGATATAAAAATGTAGCTATAAAACTTATGAATCCAGAAAAAACAATAGCAACATGGTTAAAGGATAATAACTACAAGAGAGTTGCTATTTATGGGACCGGAAGACTGGGTAAATGTTTGATAGATCGCTTGGAAGGAACAGAGATATCTATTGTTGCCTTAATTGATCGAAAGGGTGGTATGTATAAAGATTACCCTATTTATAAACGTGATGATTTTTGTGGAATGTCAATAAATCCTGATGCAGTAATTATAACTCCTTTATATGAAGCAGAAGGAATTAGTGCAGAGATTAAAGAAAAAAAGGATGTTATTTGTATTTCAGTAGAAGAACTATGCGAATAA
- a CDS encoding glycosyltransferase family 32 protein, translated as MKEKRIVCFGAGRAAQNFFEWYKDELIVDRVNYILDNNSAKWGQVLSITTGRNIIIQSPKYLERDILNIDTIIITNLTPEPIIEQLMRIFNDIDFDVILYQNLKNILFENRMHTAIIPNNIRVTKEPLIPKVIHYCWFGGKTLPEKYREWMASWRKYCPDYEIIEWNESNYDFKKNQYMYDAYKAGKWGFVSDYARLDIIYNHGGIYLDTDVEVVKNLDDFLYHEGFAGFQPDGRLATGLGFGAVAGLGIIRELRDEYDNYEYIDFSSRKEINSKQIKPCPTLQTDYLLNKGLIFKNAVECIDGLYIYPAPVLCGKATANSKPMIDERTYTIHHFEGSWVNSLKDE; from the coding sequence TTGAAAGAAAAAAGAATAGTTTGTTTTGGTGCCGGTAGAGCAGCACAAAACTTTTTTGAATGGTACAAGGATGAATTAATTGTAGACAGAGTGAATTATATATTAGATAACAACTCTGCAAAGTGGGGACAGGTGTTATCGATTACTACTGGTAGAAATATTATAATACAATCGCCAAAATATTTGGAACGAGATATACTAAATATTGATACAATTATTATTACAAATCTCACACCGGAACCAATTATTGAACAGTTAATGAGGATATTTAATGATATAGATTTTGATGTGATTTTATATCAAAATTTAAAAAACATTTTATTTGAAAATAGAATGCATACAGCGATTATTCCAAATAATATTCGAGTGACTAAGGAGCCTCTTATTCCGAAAGTTATTCATTATTGTTGGTTTGGCGGAAAGACATTGCCAGAAAAATATAGAGAATGGATGGCATCATGGAGAAAATACTGTCCTGACTATGAAATAATAGAGTGGAATGAGTCAAACTATGATTTTAAGAAAAATCAATATATGTATGATGCTTATAAGGCTGGGAAGTGGGGATTTGTTTCTGATTATGCTAGGCTAGATATTATTTACAATCACGGTGGAATATATTTAGATACAGATGTTGAAGTTGTGAAAAATTTGGACGATTTCTTGTATCATGAAGGATTTGCGGGTTTTCAGCCAGATGGGCGTTTGGCAACAGGATTAGGATTTGGAGCAGTCGCTGGATTAGGTATTATTCGTGAATTAAGAGATGAATATGATAATTATGAATATATTGATTTTTCATCGAGAAAAGAAATAAACAGTAAACAAATAAAACCATGTCCGACTTTACAAACTGATTATTTATTGAATAAAGGATTAATTTTCAAAAATGCAGTTGAATGTATTGATGGGTTATATATTTATCCTGCGCCAGTTTTATGTGGCAAAGCCACGGCTAACTCAAAACCAATGATTGATGAAAGAACGTATACAATACATCATTTTGAGGGTTCATGGGTTAATTCGTTGAAGGATGAGTAG
- a CDS encoding KpsF/GutQ family sugar-phosphate isomerase codes for MSKQLRIINAEQVFDEEINTLKRVKTSLSQNDAFNNVEDAIRGCKGKVILCGMGKSGHIGRKISATFASLGIPSFFLHPGEAMHGDLGMVDAKDVLILISHSGESTEVVSILPSIKVIGAKTIALTGNEKSTLARECDVTFILDVPHEACALDLAPTSSTTATLVLGDALAVVASEERGFTKSDFGLRHPAGTLGKKVLTRVKHLMAKGKNIPFVFEGCSITEAIMEMSKKGLGVVAIVDEDKILKGLLTDGDLRRAIEKKIDLYNGIIDEVMTVNPKSITSDLLAVDALSRLKENHLNNYPVVDGKKRLVGMLTWQMIIREGITL; via the coding sequence ATGTCAAAACAATTAAGAATAATAAATGCAGAGCAAGTGTTTGATGAAGAGATTAATACTTTGAAAAGAGTAAAGACGTCTTTAAGTCAAAATGATGCATTTAATAATGTAGAAGATGCTATTCGAGGTTGCAAGGGAAAGGTTATCTTGTGTGGAATGGGAAAATCTGGCCATATAGGACGGAAAATTTCTGCTACTTTTGCTAGCTTGGGAATACCGTCATTCTTCTTACATCCGGGTGAGGCTATGCATGGTGATCTTGGAATGGTTGATGCAAAAGATGTTTTGATTTTAATAAGCCATAGTGGAGAATCTACTGAAGTAGTTAGTATTTTACCAAGTATTAAGGTAATTGGGGCAAAGACGATTGCCTTAACTGGAAATGAGAAATCGACACTTGCAAGAGAATGCGACGTAACTTTTATTCTAGATGTACCACATGAAGCGTGTGCATTGGATTTGGCTCCAACATCGAGTACAACTGCTACGTTAGTTTTAGGAGATGCGTTGGCTGTTGTTGCATCTGAAGAAAGAGGTTTTACGAAAAGTGACTTTGGACTTCGTCATCCAGCAGGAACTCTTGGAAAGAAGGTTCTTACAAGGGTTAAGCATTTAATGGCAAAAGGAAAAAATATTCCATTTGTGTTTGAAGGATGTTCTATAACAGAAGCTATAATGGAAATGAGTAAAAAGGGACTTGGAGTAGTCGCTATTGTTGATGAGGATAAGATTTTAAAAGGACTATTAACGGATGGAGATTTAAGGAGAGCAATCGAAAAAAAAATCGATCTCTATAACGGTATTATAGACGAGGTAATGACGGTTAATCCCAAAAGTATTACTTCAGATTTGCTTGCAGTGGATGCTTTGTCGAGATTAAAGGAGAATCATCTGAACAACTATCCTGTTGTAGACGGAAAAAAAAGATTGGTTGGAATGCTGACATGGCAGATGATTATTAGGGAGGGAATAACACTTTGA
- the kdsA gene encoding 3-deoxy-8-phosphooctulonate synthase, with product MNNKFIVISGPCVIESEDITRIIAEKLKLELEPFIKSGAVDFYFKASFDKANRTSINSFRGPGIEEGLNILKRIKEDYSFKIVTDIHEPYQAALAAEVCDILQIPAFLCRQTDLLVAAAKTGKLLNIKKAQFLAPWDMSNVVKKVRDSGNDKIMLCERGTTHGYNQLVVDMTSIMEMHKNGCPVIFDATHSVQKPGGNGTSTSGNRDYIPYLAKAAVAAGADGLFMETHVDPSKALSDGPNMININDIPALLSQCIAIREIIECQNN from the coding sequence ATGAATAATAAATTTATTGTTATATCAGGTCCCTGCGTTATAGAGTCAGAGGATATTACTAGAATAATTGCAGAAAAGCTAAAATTAGAATTGGAACCATTTATCAAATCGGGGGCAGTCGATTTCTATTTTAAAGCATCTTTCGATAAAGCAAATAGAACAAGTATTAATTCATTTAGAGGACCTGGTATCGAAGAGGGGTTAAATATTCTTAAGAGAATAAAAGAGGATTACAGTTTTAAAATTGTAACGGATATACATGAACCATACCAAGCAGCACTGGCAGCAGAAGTGTGTGATATACTTCAGATACCGGCTTTTTTGTGTAGGCAAACAGATTTACTTGTGGCAGCAGCAAAGACTGGTAAATTACTGAATATTAAGAAGGCGCAATTTCTAGCCCCATGGGACATGTCGAACGTTGTAAAAAAAGTACGAGATTCAGGAAATGATAAAATAATGCTGTGTGAACGCGGAACAACTCATGGATATAACCAGTTGGTTGTGGATATGACATCAATAATGGAAATGCATAAAAATGGATGCCCAGTTATTTTTGATGCTACACATAGTGTTCAAAAACCTGGAGGAAATGGAACATCTACATCTGGTAATAGAGATTATATTCCGTATTTAGCTAAAGCAGCTGTTGCAGCGGGGGCAGATGGTTTGTTTATGGAGACACATGTAGATCCTTCCAAAGCATTGTCTGATGGACCTAACATGATTAATATAAATGATATACCTGCTTTATTAAGTCAATGTATAGCAATTAGGGAGATTATTGAATGTCAAAACAATTAA
- the kdsB gene encoding 3-deoxy-manno-octulosonate cytidylyltransferase, which produces MKKIVAVIPARYESSRFPGKPLAVITGKTMIHRVYERVKCVECFEQVIVATDDDRIKDEVESFGGIAVMTGECTCGTERVFEAVKNIDADIIINVQGDEPLIKKEMIMDLVNAFSDESVYMATLKKRIELQREIEATNVVKVITDCNDDAIYFSRYTIPFNRENMKTTYYKHIGIYGYTKSFLEKYVSMPESFLERTEKLEQLRVLENGYKIRVKETQYESVGVDLPEHIKIVEEELANE; this is translated from the coding sequence ATGAAAAAAATAGTAGCAGTTATACCTGCAAGATATGAGTCTAGTAGATTCCCAGGAAAGCCTTTAGCGGTTATAACGGGGAAAACAATGATACACAGAGTGTACGAGAGAGTAAAATGTGTTGAGTGTTTTGAGCAAGTTATTGTTGCGACAGATGATGATAGAATAAAAGATGAGGTGGAATCGTTTGGCGGAATTGCAGTAATGACTGGAGAGTGTACATGTGGAACGGAACGCGTTTTTGAGGCAGTAAAGAATATTGATGCTGACATTATTATTAATGTTCAGGGAGATGAACCACTTATAAAAAAGGAAATGATAATGGATCTTGTTAATGCATTTTCCGATGAAAGTGTATACATGGCTACGCTAAAGAAAAGAATTGAATTACAGAGAGAGATAGAAGCCACAAACGTTGTTAAAGTTATAACTGATTGTAATGATGATGCTATTTATTTTTCTAGATATACTATCCCGTTTAATAGAGAAAATATGAAAACTACATATTATAAGCATATAGGTATATATGGATATACAAAATCTTTTTTAGAAAAATATGTGTCTATGCCGGAATCGTTTCTTGAACGTACCGAAAAATTAGAGCAGCTTAGAGTTTTAGAAAATGGATATAAAATCAGAGTGAAAGAAACACAATATGAGAGTGTTGGAGTGGACTTGCCAGAACATATCAAAATAGTAGAGGAAGAACTTGCAAATGAATAA
- a CDS encoding YhcH/YjgK/YiaL family protein, producing the protein MKNIDLSMINKLSKNVCDFFLDNIQGRDTGRFDFEDGIYINIEEYRTSDRENRKYEVHKKYYDYQYIIYGRETIETKEKQGDECSMPYDENRDIAFYNNTIPGKKNILMAGQGLIIPTDILHMPCLNINGNSEYVKKAVVKIPRELIERVL; encoded by the coding sequence ATGAAGAATATAGATTTGTCAATGATAAATAAGTTATCAAAAAACGTATGCGATTTTTTCCTTGATAATATTCAAGGTCGGGACACGGGTAGATTTGATTTTGAGGATGGCATATACATAAATATTGAAGAATATAGAACATCTGATAGGGAAAATAGAAAATATGAAGTACACAAAAAATATTATGATTATCAATATATAATTTATGGTCGGGAAACTATAGAAACAAAAGAAAAACAGGGTGATGAATGTAGTATGCCATATGATGAGAACCGTGATATTGCATTTTATAATAATACAATACCAGGCAAAAAGAATATATTGATGGCAGGACAGGGATTGATTATCCCGACGGATATATTACATATGCCATGTCTTAATATTAATGGAAATTCGGAATATGTAAAAAAAGCCGTAGTTAAAATTCCAAGAGAACTAATAGAACGCGTATTATAG
- a CDS encoding 6-hydroxymethylpterin diphosphokinase MptE-like protein, with protein MNNKFVVWGTGYRTKKLVDIIGLDHIKVFIDNNITKQQIGYEGIKVISFEDYKREYRNYGIIVCPIYDEDEIVSQLESEEIYHYLLLSMNPSEIQGYGIKDYVQRAYEKIDRGCRNIIIGDNLFTYLLYEKAHRVLNDNQIGICSDNLQNEKQFKAISKMLGCNLIAREDIQPTDRVLLAIKDREYYTYNYENIYDMSKEIPDYYNDKILSLKDTHLGETCFVVATGPSLLTDDLLKLKANGVYSFGVNRIFNIDAEYWKPNCYVFIDKKGIEDYSNEIENYQIETKCLNADTKNIFKDDGCNYFMHVAVHDHYDLQNAFSENVESVVYGGGTVVYAAIQIAVYMGFKKIYLLGVDCNYEKNSNDNYFFKTEKPDILNHDVRRMFDNFEIAKKYADEKDIKIYNATRGGMLEVFERVDFDTLFK; from the coding sequence ATGAATAATAAGTTTGTAGTTTGGGGAACAGGATATCGTACAAAAAAATTAGTGGATATTATTGGATTGGATCATATTAAGGTATTTATAGATAATAATATTACAAAACAGCAAATTGGGTATGAAGGGATTAAAGTCATATCGTTTGAGGATTATAAAAGAGAATACAGAAACTATGGTATTATTGTTTGTCCTATATATGATGAAGATGAAATTGTATCACAATTAGAAAGTGAAGAAATATATCACTATCTTTTACTATCTATGAATCCTTCCGAGATACAAGGATATGGTATAAAAGATTATGTACAACGTGCTTATGAAAAAATAGATAGAGGATGTCGTAATATTATTATTGGAGACAATTTATTCACTTATTTATTGTATGAAAAGGCGCATAGAGTTTTAAATGATAATCAAATAGGAATATGCTCTGATAACTTACAAAATGAAAAACAGTTTAAGGCTATTTCTAAAATGTTAGGATGCAACCTTATAGCACGAGAGGATATCCAGCCTACTGATAGGGTATTATTGGCAATAAAAGATAGAGAGTATTACACATATAATTATGAGAATATATATGATATGTCGAAAGAAATTCCAGATTATTATAATGACAAAATTTTGTCGTTGAAAGATACTCACTTAGGAGAGACATGTTTTGTAGTTGCGACTGGGCCGAGTCTATTAACAGATGATTTGTTAAAATTGAAGGCGAATGGTGTGTATTCATTTGGTGTTAATAGAATTTTTAATATTGATGCAGAATATTGGAAACCGAATTGTTATGTGTTTATAGATAAAAAAGGAATAGAGGACTATAGTAACGAAATAGAGAATTATCAAATAGAAACTAAGTGTTTGAATGCTGATACAAAAAATATATTTAAAGATGACGGTTGTAACTATTTTATGCATGTTGCAGTGCATGATCATTATGATTTACAGAATGCGTTTTCAGAGAATGTTGAAAGCGTTGTTTATGGTGGAGGGACGGTTGTATATGCTGCAATTCAAATTGCAGTATATATGGGATTTAAAAAAATATATTTATTAGGCGTAGATTGTAATTATGAGAAAAATAGTAATGATAACTATTTTTTTAAAACAGAAAAACCAGATATTTTGAATCACGATGTCAGGAGGATGTTTGATAATTTTGAGATAGCTAAAAAATATGCGGATGAAAAAGATATAAAGATTTATAATGCAACTCGTGGAGGCATGTTAGAAGTGTTTGAAAGGGTTGACTTTGATACTTTGTTTAAATAA